The DNA window CGAACAGGCCGCGACGGTGCTCGGCGCGCAGATCCGCTTCCTGGACGCCGGCGACTATCCACTGCTCGAATCGCCGGAACTGGTCGACCAATTGGTGCACGTCTACCGCGAGACCATGCCGACGGTGGTGCTCACCCACACCCTGGTCGATCCCTACAACGGCGACCATCCGGCCGCCGCCCGGATGGCGATACAGGCACGAATCCTCGCCCAGGCGGTCGGCTACGACGCGCCGGGCGACCCGCTGGGCGCGCCGCCGGTCTTCAGCTTCGAACCGCATCAGTCGGAGATGTCGGAATTCCGCCCGGATGTGTTGCTGGACATCACCGAAGTGTTCGAGTCCAAGCAAAAGGCAATGCGCTGCCTCGGTGCACAACCGCATATGTGGGCGTATTACGAGGACCTCGCCACGCGTCGCGGCGTGCAGTTGAAGCGCAACGCCGGGCCGAATCTCGGTGTGCAGCACGACACCAAGGCCGAGGCATTCGTGCGGCACTACCCGCACGTGACCGACCGGTTGTCGTGACCGCTACCCCGCTGCGGGTCGCAGTGCTCGGATTCGGCGAAGCCGGTGGCGCATTCGCCCGCGATCTCGTCGCGGCGGGTGCCGACGTGCGCGGTTTCGATCCGAAAGTCGCTGCCCCACCTGGTGTTCAGCAGCGCAACGGAGAGATCGACGCGGTCCGCGACGCCGAGTTGGTCTTCAGTCTCACCACCACCGCCGAGGCGGAAGCTGCGTTGCGCGCGAGTCTGCCCGGGTTGCGGCCCGCAGTGGTGTGGGCGGAGGCGAATACGGCCGCGCCCGCACTGAAGGTGCGACTGGCCGAACTGGCCGCGGAGGTGGGTGCGGATCTGGTCGACGTCGCGATCATGGCACCCGTGCCCGGCCTGGGTTTGCGCACGCCCATGTACGTATCCGGCTCGGCTGCACCGCATTTCGTCGAGTTGCTGGCCGAGATCGGTGTTTCGGTCGAGGAAGTGCCGGGTCCGGTCGGGGCGGCGAGTGCGCGCAAGCTGCTGCGCAGTGTGGTCTACAAAGGGTTGGCCGCGGCCGTGGTCGAGGCGCTGGCCGGTGCGGAGGCGGCTGGGTGTGCCGACTGGTTCCGCGAGCATATGACCACGGAATTTCCGAATTTCGACGCGCACACGATGGAGCGGTTGATCACCGGCACGTATGCACACGCGGCGCGGCGCACCGAGGAGATGGAGGCCGCGGCACGGCAACTGGCCGATCTCGGCGTCACCCCGCGGATCGCGGGCGCCACCCGGGATGCCCTGCGCGCCATCGCAGAATCAGGAGAAGGCAGATGAAATCCGTTGTCGTAACCGATCCGCCGCGCGCCTCGATCGAGGATGCCGCGCGGCTCGGCGAATACGGTGTCGCCACGGTGCACGAGGCGGCCGGGCGGGTCGGATATCTCGGCCCGCGCCTGCGTCCGGCCTGGCCGGGCGCGCGCATCGGCGGCACCGCGGTCACCGCGCTGTGCTGGCCGGGTGACAACCTGATGATCCACGTCGCGGTCGAACAGTGCCGCCCCGGCGATGTGCTGGTGGTGGCGACGAATTCGCCGTCCACCGACGGGCTGTTCGGCGAGCTGTTCGCCACCGCATTGCACCGTCGCGGCGTGCGCGGCGTGGTGTTGGCGTGCGGGGTAAGGGATATCGCGGAACTGCGGGAGATGGGATTCCCCGCCTGGTCGACGGCAGTCAGTGCCCAGGGCTCGGTGAAGGCGACGGCCGGGGCGATCAACGTGCCGGTGGTGATCGAGGGCCAACTGATCCGGCCCGGGGATGTGATCGTCGCCGACGATGACGGTGTCGCCTGCGTACCGCGTGCGGATGTGCCTGCGGTGCTGGAACTTTCGGCGGCGCGCAGCGCCAAGGAAGAAGCGACCAGGCAGGCGTTCGGTGACGGCGAGCTGGGTCTGGACCGTTACGGACTGCGCGAGCGGCTCGATGAGTTCGGTATCGGCTACGTCTCCTACGAGGACTACGTCGAACAGGAGCAGCCGTGAGCACGACCGAAGCGACTGCCGCGGCGGGCATTCCGTGTACGTGGATGCGGGGCGGAACATCCAAGGGCGCATTCTTTCTCGCCGACGATCTGCCCACCGACCCCGCGGCCCGCGACGATCTGCTGCTGCGGATCATGGGCACACCGGATCCGCGCCAGATCGATGGACTCGGCGGTGCCACCTCACTGACCAGCAAGGTGGCCGTGGTGTCGCCGTCGGACCGGCCCGGGATCGACGTCGACTACCTCTTCCTGCAGCTGGGTGTTGCCGAACCGACCGTGTCGGACAAGCAGAACTGCGGCAATATCCTTGCCGCAGTGGGACAGTTCGCGCTCGAGGCCGGACTGGTCGACGCCACCGGCGACAGCTGCCGAGTGCGCGTCCACCTGGTCAACTCCGGCAGTGTCGCCACCGCGACCTTCCCCGTCCGCCACGGTCGCCCGGTGTACGACGGTGACACTCGCATCGACGGCGTGCCCGGGACCGCCGCACCGGTGCTACTGGCCTTCAGGGACACCGCTGGATCGGCCACGTCCGGGCTGTTTCCGACCGGCGCGGTTTCCGACACCATCGACGGTGTCGAGGTCACTTGCGTGGACAACGGCATGCCGGTCGTGGTGGCCGAGGCGAGCGGCTTCGGGCTGACCGGCTATGAAACGCAGGCCGAGCTGGCCGCCGATGCCGCGCTGCTGGATCGTATCGATCAGCTGCGCCGCAAGGCGGGACGGCTGATGGGCATGGGTGAGGTATCGGAATCCTCGGTGCCGAAGACGGTGCTGGTCGCGCCCGGCCGCGACGGCGGCCAGGTCTGTACCCGCTCCTTCATTCCGATTCAGCCGCACACCTCGGTCGGCGTGTTCGGCGCGATCAGCGCGGTGACCGCCATCATGCGGCCGGGCGCGGTCGGTCACTACCTCACCGCGGACTGGCCGACCGGCCTGTCCCGGGTGGATGTCGAGCATCCGTCCGGGCATCTGCTGGTCGACATAGCTATCGACGACACCGTCGTCCCGCCGCTGGTGCGGACCGCGGGTGTCGTGCGAACCGCTCGAAAACTATTCGCGGGCAAGGCTTTTCCCAAATTCTGATCCGACCGCTCTAGGAGGATGTCCATGGCACCCGGTCACGAGATCGCGCATCTGGCGCATCTACAGCTGTTCACTCCGAAGCTCGACGAGAGCGTCGAGTTCTTCACCGATTTCCTCGGCCTGCGGGTCGTCGACTCCGACGGACCCGACGTATACCTGCGCACCTGGGACGACTATGAGCATCATACGATCACGCTCAGCGCACGCAAACGCGCCGGCATCGGCCGCACCCACCTGCGGGCCGCGAGCCCGGAAGCGTTGCGGCGCAGGGTGGCGGCGCTGGAGGCAGCCGGGTGTGGTGTCGGCTGGGTCGACGGTGAACCGGGATACGGGCCGACCTATGTGTGCACCGATCCGGACGGTCACGAGTTCGGCATCTACTACGAATCGGACTGGTTCACGGCCGGCGACGACACCCGTCCGGCGCTCAAGAACCAGGCCGAGGCCTACCCGGGCGTCGGGGTGGGGGTCCGGCGGCTGGATCACGTGAATTTCCTCGGGCGCTCGGTCGAGGAGAACCGCGACTTCCTCGTCGACATGCTCGGCGGGCAGGTGACCGAGCAGATCGTGCTCGACGATGGCACCGTCCCCGGCAGTTGGACCACCTTCACCAACAAGAGCTATGACGTCGTCTACACCCGCGACGCGCTGGGGCTGTCGGGTCGCCTGCACCACATCGCCTTCGCCACCGATACCCGCGCGGATATCCTGCGTGCCTGCGATATCGCCCTCGAACAGGGGGTGTTCATCGAGACCGGCCCGCATAAGCACGCCATCCAGCAGACGTTCTTCCTCTATGTCTACGAACCTGGCGGCAATCGGATCGAGCTGTGCAACGCGGGTGCTCGGCTGATCCTTGCCCCTGATTGGCAGCGTGTCGACTGGACCGCCGCGGAGCGCGCGAAGGGCCAAGCCTGGGGCATGAAAACTATCGAATCGTTCCACACCCACGGCACTCCCACCGTGGATGAACTGGCGCTCGAAGACTGACAACGGGCGCTGTGCCGCCTCGTGGGCAGCACGCCTTGCTAAATTGTTAACAATTATGCTGGAACTATTGTGGGCGATATCTCGGTCAATGTAGCGTCGTATCCACTGTGACGTACACCTCCGGACGAAAG is part of the Nocardia sp. NBC_00565 genome and encodes:
- a CDS encoding PIG-L deacetylase family protein — its product is MPEYTSESLLVVSAHAGDFVWRAGGAIALATARGERATVVCVSFGERGESAKAWREGKRLDEIKALRRDEAEQAATVLGAQIRFLDAGDYPLLESPELVDQLVHVYRETMPTVVLTHTLVDPYNGDHPAAARMAIQARILAQAVGYDAPGDPLGAPPVFSFEPHQSEMSEFRPDVLLDITEVFESKQKAMRCLGAQPHMWAYYEDLATRRGVQLKRNAGPNLGVQHDTKAEAFVRHYPHVTDRLS
- a CDS encoding NAD(P)-dependent oxidoreductase, producing the protein MTATPLRVAVLGFGEAGGAFARDLVAAGADVRGFDPKVAAPPGVQQRNGEIDAVRDAELVFSLTTTAEAEAALRASLPGLRPAVVWAEANTAAPALKVRLAELAAEVGADLVDVAIMAPVPGLGLRTPMYVSGSAAPHFVELLAEIGVSVEEVPGPVGAASARKLLRSVVYKGLAAAVVEALAGAEAAGCADWFREHMTTEFPNFDAHTMERLITGTYAHAARRTEEMEAAARQLADLGVTPRIAGATRDALRAIAESGEGR
- a CDS encoding 4-carboxy-4-hydroxy-2-oxoadipate aldolase/oxaloacetate decarboxylase yields the protein MKSVVVTDPPRASIEDAARLGEYGVATVHEAAGRVGYLGPRLRPAWPGARIGGTAVTALCWPGDNLMIHVAVEQCRPGDVLVVATNSPSTDGLFGELFATALHRRGVRGVVLACGVRDIAELREMGFPAWSTAVSAQGSVKATAGAINVPVVIEGQLIRPGDVIVADDDGVACVPRADVPAVLELSAARSAKEEATRQAFGDGELGLDRYGLRERLDEFGIGYVSYEDYVEQEQP
- a CDS encoding 4-oxalomesaconate tautomerase, producing the protein MSTTEATAAAGIPCTWMRGGTSKGAFFLADDLPTDPAARDDLLLRIMGTPDPRQIDGLGGATSLTSKVAVVSPSDRPGIDVDYLFLQLGVAEPTVSDKQNCGNILAAVGQFALEAGLVDATGDSCRVRVHLVNSGSVATATFPVRHGRPVYDGDTRIDGVPGTAAPVLLAFRDTAGSATSGLFPTGAVSDTIDGVEVTCVDNGMPVVVAEASGFGLTGYETQAELAADAALLDRIDQLRRKAGRLMGMGEVSESSVPKTVLVAPGRDGGQVCTRSFIPIQPHTSVGVFGAISAVTAIMRPGAVGHYLTADWPTGLSRVDVEHPSGHLLVDIAIDDTVVPPLVRTAGVVRTARKLFAGKAFPKF
- a CDS encoding VOC family protein produces the protein MAPGHEIAHLAHLQLFTPKLDESVEFFTDFLGLRVVDSDGPDVYLRTWDDYEHHTITLSARKRAGIGRTHLRAASPEALRRRVAALEAAGCGVGWVDGEPGYGPTYVCTDPDGHEFGIYYESDWFTAGDDTRPALKNQAEAYPGVGVGVRRLDHVNFLGRSVEENRDFLVDMLGGQVTEQIVLDDGTVPGSWTTFTNKSYDVVYTRDALGLSGRLHHIAFATDTRADILRACDIALEQGVFIETGPHKHAIQQTFFLYVYEPGGNRIELCNAGARLILAPDWQRVDWTAAERAKGQAWGMKTIESFHTHGTPTVDELALED